The proteins below come from a single Seriola aureovittata isolate HTS-2021-v1 ecotype China chromosome 23, ASM2101889v1, whole genome shotgun sequence genomic window:
- the msantd1 gene encoding myb/SANT-like DNA-binding domain-containing protein 1: MASDDGFSYLMPGHSEKHRRAPNWTDGEMKALLYVWEEHHNELKMSKRNAKVYEKMSQRFFHLTGEQRFKEEIKMKITNMSFQYRRLKSTVGESGETPDWPYYKSIEKILSKPLENGRVNSLEFQASAAGPSTSSQSTDNLAPQSEEGMLGFLPEYTGSSDEMEIKQELDSLSSDSDNTQGSSSHPISARKRHANKHLSMKKKKLRVMQAMLQQQKRSSRAIEETCREVRRALHQQNLLQVQCVQLQERMMNLLEKMIQPPSTTSASWGQSGAKDPGKP, encoded by the exons ATGGCATCAGACGATGGTTTCAGCTACCTAATGCCAGGCCACAGTGAGAAACACAGGCGGGCCCCGAACTGGACCGACGGTGAAATGAAAGCCCTCCTGTATGTGTGGGAGGAACACCACAACGAACTGAAAATGAGCAAGAGGAACGCCAAGGTTTACGAGAAGATGTCCCAGAGGTTTTTCCATCTGACCGGAGAGCAGCGTTTCAAAGAAGAGATCAAGATGAAAATCACCAACATGTCTTTCCAGTACAG GCGACTGAAATCTACAGTTGGTGAAAGTGGGGAAACACCGGATTGGCCGTACTATAAATCCATCGAGAAGATCCTCTCCAAGCCGCTGGAGAACGGGCGGGTGAACTCTTTGGAGTTTCAGGCCTCCGCTGCAGGgccctccacttcctcccagtCTACAGACAACCTGGCACCCCAGTCGGAGGAGGGGATGCTGGGGTTCCTGCCAGAGTACACGGGCTCCTCAGATGAGATGGAGATAAAGCAAGAGCTGGACTCTTTGAGCTCTGACAGTGACAACACACAGGGCTCCAG CTCCCACCCTATTTCAGCCAGGAAGAGGCATGCCAACAAGCACCTgtccatgaagaagaagaagctgcgGGTGATGCAGGCCATGCTACAGCAACAAAAGAGGTCGAGCCGAGCAATAGAGGAGACGTGCAGGGAGGTCCGTCGAGCCTTGCACCAACAGAACCTCCTCCAGGTCCAGTGTGTGCAGCTGCAGGAGCGTATGATGAACCTCCTGGAGAAAATGATCCAGCCTCCCTCCACCACATCAGCGTCATGGGGTCAGAGTGGGGCCAAAGACCCAGGGAAGCCATGA